A stretch of DNA from Erythrolamprus reginae isolate rEryReg1 chromosome 10, rEryReg1.hap1, whole genome shotgun sequence:
CTGCTGACCGCTCAGAaaagccgctgctggccgccGCTGGAAGAAGCCTTTATCTGAGGAGCCGCCACCGCTTCCCCTGCTTGAAGCAAGACGCCtgacaggtttgaagaccaacttccaagttggaagaccccctgagttaggagtgcaagggtcttcaaacctggcaagtttaaggcttgcgactgaaggaggaattctgggagttgaagtccacaagccttaaagctgtcaagtttgaagtttataaaaagtgtacatggttttaaacagcatacatggttgtaaaaagtattctgctacactggtgttttattaaataatataatattgcaccatttggttcagaatacttttttccttgttttcctcctctaaaatctaggcgcgtcttatacaccgaaaaatacggtatatgaatttcagactccccgcccctctaaatagtacgttcccattttgttttttactttaaaataaggtatgtgcaatgtgcatagggatttgttcatagttttttaatatagtccagccctccagcagtccgagggacagtgaactggccccctgtgtaaaaagtttggggacccctgccatacACTCTGCAGGCCGGAAATAGCCCGTTtctggccttcccaaacttctaTATAGTCtctatctgtctagtctggaggacagaagggaaagggggtgaacatgatcgaaacatttaaatatgttaaagggttaaattaggttcaggtgggaagtgtttttaataggaaagtgaacccaaaaacaagggggcacaatctgaggtcagttgggggaaagttcagaagccacgggagaaaatattattttgctgaaagagtagtagatgcttggaacaaactcccagcagacatggttggtcaatccacagtcactgaatttgaaCCTGTGtgggataaacataaaataaaatacaggaaatagtacgggtccaaagacgggctacaaaaatgtgggaaagatcagaagcaacatgagaaaatatcatttgaccgaaagagtagtagatgcttggaaaaaacttccagcagaagtggttggtcaatccacagtcactgaattgaaacatgcctgggataaacatagatccatcctaagataaaatacaggaaatataagggcagactagagggaccatgaggtctttttctcccatcaatcttctacgtttctatatcTTTACCAGCAGAGGGAGCAAAAGGCCTAATTTTGTATTGTGTTTGCCTAAGTTAACATTTTGCAGAGTCTACAGATGTTGTTAATGtctatgtgtctgttgatggCTGATTGGTGAGGGTGCCTGACTTCTAGGAATTTCCGGGCATTCTTGACCTCGGAATCTCAAAGGCCAACTCCATTGCCAAAATTAACCAGCAAGCCTCTTGAATATAAACCGATATCAAACTGTACTTCTTACtagctagcactgatgatattcttAATTtggggaatagagtagagtagaatagaattctactctttggtgcagatgctctcagtgtacagtaacccctttttcatcttacaaacatttcaccttacaaacctcgtcctggaaccaattaagttcataagatgaggtatcactgtactttggattttagagcaggaccaccacatatgaaaaaaggttcCCAAGTGTTTCTTACACTTCCAACAGGTATCTTTAAGTTTGGGGTAAATCTTAGCAAGTCTTTGCGGTGCAAATACCACCTATTACAGGAGTTTGTAAAATTTTtccttaataaattattattattattattgttgttgttgttgctgttgctgttgttgttttgctgttgttgttgttgttattattattattattattattattattattatcatcatcatcatcatcatccctgaTATCAAcgctgagctacagatattctcttctattatagtttatagtttattagatttgtatgcctcatgCAAGGAATTCCATCTAGACACACATTCaatttttttggtgcccagggaaaaaaacctcaacagaaattgtgttacaaattgttccccagtgttattcAGGGCCCTTGTAGCAACTCTGCACAGTCACTCCATGAATTGCGGCAAGTCGTGGACATTATCTGTAATCTCTGGAGAAGTTTTATTTGCTGGGCCCTGGGAATTTATTTCGGCTCTTCTGTTGTCGAATTTCccttcctgtccttccttccctcatttttCTTCTGGTCTTGGGTGTTTCGACTGAGTCACGCGGGAATGATGACATCTAGGAAAAGGGCCCCGAAGATTAAGCAAAGCcgcagctcctattttaatacccaGTTCTGGGTAGAAAGTTCTGCTTTCCGCCTCTTATCTCCTTCCTAGGAATGTACTTGCCAATACTGAGTCTGCAAACttcagaaagggagggaggaagggaaaataatgttttatttttacccCCGAAAGGAGGAAGATCTGGACCCCATATCCTGCTACCATGGAGGCTCAGCAGCTGGAAATAGGATGGAGGGCAGGGcttccctttaaaaaataaaaaaaaaattattatagattagattagatttattggatttatatgccgcccctctccgcagactcggggcggctcacaacagtggcaaaaaacagtacatagtgacaaatccaatacccaccaatccaattacaattttaagtaaagaaattcataaaaacaaccccaatatatataaagaacaagcacacaatcaatcaaacaccaaaacaacatgggcaagggggagatgtttcagttcccccatgcctgacggcagaggtgggttttaaggagtttacgaaaggcaaggagggtgggggcaatccttatctcaggggggagctggttccagagggtcggagcccccacagagaaggctcttcccctgggtcctgccagacaacattgtttagtcgacgggacccgaagaaggccgactctgtgggacctaaccggccgctgggattcgtgcggcagaaggcggtccagaagatattctggtccggtgccatgaagggctttataggtcataaccaacactttgaattgtgaccggaaactgatcggcaaccagtgcagactgcgaagagttggagtaatatgggcatacttagagaagcccataattgctctcgcagctgcattctgcacgatctgaagtttccgaacacttttcaaaggtagccccatgtagagagcgttgcagtagtcgagcctcgaggtgatgagggcataatatCAAATATAGACGTTTCATGATCATGACCCAAAAttttattgatcaaattgaaccgggtccaaagacgggctacaaaaatggtggaaggtcttaagcatcaaactttatcaggaaagatttaatgaactcaatctgtatagtctggaggacagaaggaaaaggggggacatgatcgaaacatttaaatatgttaaagggttaaataaggtccaggagggaagtgtttttaataggaacacaagaacaagggggcacaatctgaggttagttggggggaaagttcagaaccaacgtgagaaaatatttgtctgaaagagcagtagatgcttggaacaaacttccagcagacatggtcaatctacagtaactgaatttaaacatgcctaggataaacatagatccatcctaagataaaatacaggaaatagtataagggcagacttagatggaccaagaggtctttttctgccatcaatcttctatgtttcaatgtttcgaaggaaggaaggaaggaaggaaggaaagaaggaaggaaggaaggaaggaaggaaggaagaatccacagtaactgaatttaaacagacCTGGggtaaacatctatccatcctaagataaaatacaggaaatagtataagggcagacttagatggaccaggaggtctttttctgccatcaatcttctatgtttctattaaaagaaGGAGACACCATCAGGGCCAGGTCTCCAGGGCAGAAGGTATAAAATTTTACTTTTCTCCAacattaaataaaaacaatacacaatTGCAAACACTGAAAACACGCTTATAACAAAACATatataatgtttttctttttctcttaatcattcaatggaggctctcaTCTCTTTGCCCTTGAGAAAACGTTCTATAGAAtttatacaacattatcaattcAAAGACCTTTAAATAACAATCTTTTCCCCCCCATCTCACACTGAAAAATTACATGACATCCAAATAAACAGTGCCGGACTCTCTTTTATGCaaatcttaattcaaactttcatttctccATTAAACGAATTAatcaatataacaatataaatgtgaactccttttttcttctacccttATTCTTtcgtcttttttttcttcctttttttcccttttattttagctcaatttaagttagaattttaaattttttacatatgttgctaaatattttagatgtgttcttatttaccactttataattgatattttaaaatattttatagacggtgttaaacaacgacaagattttttcttttcattttttttaatgcttaaatataaagatgacttctactctgagcggagcgactgtagctccactaagtgttgcatgttatctatgtcatgtttgtctatgaaatttaataaaaatattttttttaaaaaaccctaattaatCCCGTATCAACTTATCATATAATTACTAGGAGTCAAACGCTTCCTCAGTCTCAAGTCCTTCGGCGCCCACAAGAGATTTAAAGTCCAAACCACCTTGAATTCCCTTGACTTTTTTATCTACCGCCAAAGGGCTTTAaccgttagtagttcagattctcgCAGGGAGCATAAGTTTGTAATGAGCCTGCATTCATTTGAACCGCCTTGAGTCCAGGTTTCCTGTGCTTAACAGTTGCTTTCAAATTTTTTACCCAATCGTCAACATCTCACCAGGATTTGCTGGGTGGGCAACTATGATTGCTTAAATAAGACTGTGTCATCAAGTCATGTCATGTCACGTCACATCACGCCACAAGCCAAGACAAGACAGGCCAGGCCTGGATGAGTCAAGTCAAGTCGAGTTGATTCGAGCcaagccaggccaggccaggccaagtcaagtcaagtcaagtcaagtcaagtcaagccaagccaagccaagccaagccaagccaagccaagccaagccaagccaagccaagccaagttaagccaagccaagcccagcccagcccagcccagcccagccccgccccgcccagcccagcccagccaagtcAAGTCAAGCCTGCCAGGCaaggccaagccaagccaagccaggtCAAGCCAGGTCAAGTCAAGCCAAGTCATGTCATTCATGGCATGGAAAAGTCCTTCAAATCGATTCTCTAACTCAAGTTGGGCGCCCTGAATTTGAAAGTATTCATTCACAGAAAAGACATAGGCGATCACCCATCTTAAGAGCACAACTCTAGTTGGCGCAACCACATAAAAACAAGccaaccaccaccatcaccacaagCGATAGACGAGAAGAACCAAACCTGGCTGGCTTTCCATCCTTCTCCAATGCACCCGGCCATCGCTTCCTGTTCCTCACCTTCCCCCTCTTTCATGATCCATATTTCAAAGGCAGAAGTCTTTCTGACATTCCTTGATGTCAACGCCGGTGGGAATTGCGTCACCATCAAGTAGCGAAGACCCTGGTCACCCACGGAAGGGAGAAGTCACCGTTTGCTCTCGTAACCCGTGTTGACCTCAGGGAACTCAAATGCTAAGCTTGGCAGAGTTGTGTTTCCCTTTGTGCCCGCCTGCCTGGCCGTTGGATTGCTTCTTCTTTTTCGAAGACGTCTCTGCGAGtgtgggttttgtgtgtgtgggcgAGGAGGACCACGCCCAGCTGGAAGAGATGACTGAAACTAAGGCTCCCCCCTTCAGTCAGTCAACTGCAGAAGAATGGTGGAGAAGCCATCCGCGGTCGCGGCTCAACTTGGTAGGTTGATGACTCcacattctctctcccttcttgtttgttttctctcccttccgtctttcctttctttctttctttctttctttctttctttctttctttcttcctttctctctctctcgtgtgtttgtgtgtgcgtgagagagaaagagacaacaaCCCCTTGGCAGGACTCATCCTGCTCCTCACTTGCTTCttctctttaataataataataataataataataataataataataataataataataattcattagatttgtatgccgcccctctccgcagactcggggcttgATATTCTGCTgtatggatagaaacatagaagattgacggcagaaaaagacctcctggtccatctagtctgcccttatactatttcctgtttaaattcagtgactgtggattgaccaaccacgtctgctgggagtttgttccaagcatctactactctttcagtcaaataacattttctcaccttgcttctgatctttcccccaactaacctcagattgtgcctccttgttcttgggttcctattaaaaacacttccctcctgaaccttatttaaccctttaacatatttaaatgtttcgatcatgtcccccctttcccttctgtcctccagactctacagattgagttcatgaagtctttcctgatacgttttacccttaagaccttccaccaagggttctttctttcttcttccttccttctttcctcctttctttctttttctttttctctttctctctttctttttctttgtctctatgtgtctctttttctttcattctttctatttctctttttctttctttctctatttactttgtctctttcttcttccttccttccttctttccttctttctttctctttctttcttattggatttatatgccttgtCCCATTGCACTAAATTCTCGGCAGTGGCTCACAGTGGTTGATCTTCTACTCCTTATCTACCTTCCTGTCCAGTCTTAGCATCTGCTTTTTGGCTTTTGTGCCCGAGTCTGGTGGATTCCACCCCCAGCATCTGCCTCAGGTGTCCGAGGGATCCAGATTTTCTGCAGAAAATTCGGCTACAGATCATGTGGTTGAAACGACCTACTGGAGATTTATACAAATCTTACGTAAGTAAagcggtagtaaatttttttttaatctcatcaCTATCTTAGACAACTTGTATATCATTTGTCTAGCACAAAGGCAAGATATATATGCCAGGGACATTTGTAGAACTGTTTaatttaattcttcttcttcttcttcttcttcttcttcttcttcttcttcttcttcgtcttcgtcttcttccttcttcttcttcttctccttcttcttctcctcctcctccttctctccttctcctcctccttctcctcctcctcttcttcttctccttcttctcctcctcctcttcttctcctcctctcctcctcctcttcttctccttcttctcctccttctcctcctcctgctcctctcctcctcctcctcctcctcctcctcttcttcttctcctcctccttctgcttctcctcctcctcttcttcttcttttcctcctctatcTTCAGCGATGTTCCCTATCTTCAGCGATGTTCTCTATCTGAATGATGCTCCTCTCGGAAGGCCAACGATTTATGACTTTATGCCCCTCTGATTTTCGCACCCAGCTGACTCACATGGACCTACAAGACCCTCTGCGCAACTATTGCGAGGTGCCCGTTGCATGGCTCCCCAGGCGAAACATCACGaaggaaccggagaaggccctGTTGCAAGGACTCTACGCGGCCGTGGTCCGTATGGAGCGGGCGCTGAAGGCCTTGGCAAACCGGCTCGCGGACGAAGAGAGGCCATTCTCCCGCCAGCTAGCCACCGTTTCCCTCTCGCTAACCGGTCTCCTTTCCAACATCCGGTGTGCCCAGTGCCGAAGGGGCCTTCTCTCCATGCCCGTCGCGCCTTCGGAAAGCGGTCAAGATTCTTCCTCCTTCGCCCAGAAGATAGAAGGTTGCCAGGTCCTGTGGAACATCACCAGGTTCATCAGAGGTTTAGCCAAGGTTTTCCAAAAACAGAGCGCGAAAGGCAAACGACCAGAAAGGCCAAAAAAGAAGAAGCTTCGAACAACTCGGTAGTAGTGATGCTGTAGAGACCTCCTCCCATATTTTGGGACACCGTGGACAGGTGGGAGGAGGCCTGGTTTCATGCACAGGTTTTATGGACAGGTGGGGGGGAGGGCCTGGTTTTGTGTGATGCCTGAATCCTGTAGATGGGACTTGGTTTCTGACATGGTGTAGGCGCCAATCCACATTTCCAAGGTTTGCAATCCTTGGTTGTAGAGTCAAAGTTGCGGATTCCACAGCACCTCATCGAGTGAATGTATGTTTGTTGAGGGTTGCAACATATTTTATATTGTCTTCTTATTTATTGctcttgtttttatattgttggtatttattcTCAGGAATTTAAGACGCCCagaattgggtggcagagaaatccaaataaataaatagataaagaatgaatgaatgaatgaatgaatgaatgaatgaatggacaaatgacaaaattgaacgggtccaaagacgggctacaagaatggtggaaggtcttaagcataaaacgtatcaggaaagatttcatgaactcaatctgtctagtctggaggacagaaggaaaaggggggacatgatcgaaacatttaaatatgtcaaagggttaaataaggttcaggagggaagtgtttttaataggaaagtgaacacaagaacaaggggacacaatctgaggttacttgggggaaagatcagaagcaatgtgagaaaatattattttactgaaagagtagtagatgcttggaacaaacctccagcagatgtggttggtcaatccacagtcactgaatttaaacatgcctgggataaacatagatccatcgtaagataaaatacagaaaatagtataagggcagactagatggatcatgaggtctttttctgccatcggagtcttctatgtttctatgtttctataaacaaacaaataaaagaaggaatgaaagaaagaaagaaagaaagaaagaaagaaagaaagaaagaaaggtcttaaaattgccaaactgGAAGAACTCTGTGACGCGAGGCTGGCTtgcttgggtttttctttttttgctgggAATCTCTCAGGGGTGGGCAAAACATGCACATACACAGTGCCCAAAAAATCCAGGTTGAGGgggcattattttttttaaaaaaggcgaaAACAAGATGTCAACCTGATGCCCAGTGCCAAAAACGTGGCTTTTgttcatgctcagaagaaaaaataaattcaaaaattaattaaaaaaaacaatttttttaaaaaatccaactttttaaaaaatgcaaaaaacttcaaaaacaaatttaaaaaataaaaaaatcatttttttaaaaaaacatatgcagtgccagaaacttggtttctgtgcatgctcagaagtaacaataaattcaaacattcaatttttttttaaaaaaattaaaaaatcattttttttaaaaatcaaaaattaaatatttttaaaaatcaatttttttaaaaaaaaatatggtggtgcCCACCATATGAACTAATTCCACCTCTGGAATTGCCTGATTTTTGCCATCAAGAAGAATTTGTtcaggggtggggttttttttcactttttaattttttttaaaaaatgaatctaGGACTCAAGTCTTGTCCGTTGATTTCCAAGCTTATCCCAGGGTGgcagaaaaaaaaggttttgcagTATGGGAACCTGACCGTTTTTCCCCTATGATTCAGGGATGGATGATTCTGCCTGACTAAACCTCTTGATGCTACCGAACTCACAATGATCTGCAAAGTTGGATTGCACACATGTGATTTTATTCACCGTTTGCAAAGACAGTTTTGGATCCCAAGAAATCTCCCCTCCATTGCTAGGCTGGATAAGTTCTGCTCTGTTCCTACTCACCCCACCATTTCCCTTCAGTTTGGATAAgagaattatctatctatctatctatcatctatctatctatctatctatctatctatctatctatctatctatctatctatctatctatctatctgctctatctatctatctatctatctatctatctatctatctatctatctatctatctatctatcatctatctatctatctatctgctctatctatctatctatctatctatctatctatctatctatctatcattgtatctacctacctacctacctacctatacatctctctctctctctctctttctctctctctatctatctatctatctatcattctatctatctatcatctatctatctatctatctatctatcattctatctacctacctacctatccgtctctctctctctctatcattctatctatctatcattctttctacctacctacctacctacctacctacctatccatctctctctctctctctctctcatctatctatctatctatctatctatctatctatctatctatcatctatctatctatctatctatctatcatctatctatcttgcatctttgtctctctctctctctatccatccatctatttagaTTGTTGTGAATTTGGGTTttcccccgtgtaatattttgagtgtctttgcgactCTGAAGGTCTCTGTGGATCTCTGAAGACTTGTGAGAGCCTCTTGTtgtctttttccccccaaaatgagAGACAACTCTCGTGCC
This window harbors:
- the LOC139173150 gene encoding uncharacterized protein, with the protein product MNPIDEEEDFNSKTDGFIYCVLKVRKPGSWFYLWLLPPQVQQQNRTGPARTYELWRLVDSTPSICLRCPRDPDFLQKIRLQIMWLKRPTGDLYKSYLTHMDLQDPLRNYCEVPVAWLPRRNITKEPEKALLQGLYAAVVRMERALKALANRLADEERPFSRQLATVSLSLTGLLSNIRCAQCRRGLLSMPVAPSESGQDSSSFAQKIEGCQVLWNITRFIRGLAKVFQKQSAKGKRPERPKKKKLRTTR